Proteins co-encoded in one Nicotiana sylvestris chromosome 7, ASM39365v2, whole genome shotgun sequence genomic window:
- the LOC104234543 gene encoding OVARIAN TUMOR DOMAIN-containing deubiquitinating enzyme 3 — protein sequence MAAVPSNEVVLEELRHGLAQFELVNSPVASVSASSYRPQQRGLNPFGVFSAATVHQSFARIGPSLGGGSPALKKVERYSVQRVTGDGRCMFRALVKGMAFNKGVKLNPRDEREDADELRMAVKEALCDDEKERLKYEEALIAITVEESLRRYCQRIGRSDFWGGESELLVLSKLCCQPITVYIPEQEHGGGGSGFIPIAEYGAEFRKGSKNRKARKAVRLLYSGRNHYDLLV from the exons ATGGCCGCCGTGCCCTCTAATG AAGTTGTGCTGGAGGAGCTGAGACATGGATTGGCGCAGTTTGAGCTGGTTAATTCTCCAGTTGCTTCAGTTTCTGCTTCCAGTTATAGGCCTCAGCAAAGAGGCCTAAACCCCTTTGGTGTTTTCTCTGCTGCCACTGTTCATCAATCATTTGCTAGAATAGGACCCTCACT AGGTGGAGGTTCGCCAGCTTTAAAGAAAGTAGAACGTTATTCAGTACAGAGAGTAACAGGTGATGGCCGCTGTATGTTTCGTGCTTTG GTAAAAGGGATGGCTTTCAACAAAGGTGTGAAACTTAACCCTCGAGATGAAAGAGAGGATGCAG ATGAATTAAGAATGGCTGTAAAAGAGGCTCTTTGTGATGATGAGAAAGAACGTCTTAAATATGAAGAGGCCTTGATTGCCATTACAGTTGAGGAGTCTTTGAGACG ATATTGCCAACGCATTGGACGATCTGATTTCTGGGGAGGCGAGTCAGAGCTATTG GTATTATCAAAGTTGTGTTGCCAGCCAATTACAGTATACATACCAGAACAGGAG CATGGAGGAGGGGGCTCTGGTTTCATTCCTATTGCAGAATATGGAGCTGAGTTCCGCAAAGGTTCAAAAAACAGAAAGGCCAGGAAAGCTGTGAGGCTTCTTTATAGTGGTCGGAACCATTATGACCTACTTGTATAG